A genomic stretch from Helianthus annuus cultivar XRQ/B chromosome 1, HanXRQr2.0-SUNRISE, whole genome shotgun sequence includes:
- the LOC110879417 gene encoding uncharacterized protein LOC110879417: MFQHLLGKVSHKALDLLHGEAIRRLDVLERFNSSCGCQMWHSCGLPCACRIEKYMREERPIQLEDIDVFWRKLNFQSCKLIDDSLDVVEELDVVRQQLQSHPPAQQKSLLSKIKAVLTPTKSTKKPPVVQQNTRGRPTTKQVQERLDEASRIDEELRRSSFGDANTCFEGSRQSKYDKPRHSSYVPSQASQQSVIRSQKPKATLSRSKSSKKKETRDDHGFPLIIGDEYVGIIERFKSDIPPVFHPYVSCIRDVMPDGHCGFRSVAVGLGMDQSSWGLIRRDLVQEMDQNESIWFPIFEAWADGYFHTHRQGLIWDSVAGCEENHWMDFPFAGLLIAQTYGIGVHLLTTTMGASSTYFPILSPPANQQPLFITLTHVNENHFIHVKLEGDYPMPPAHGLWLTHRRPHTEQWEDMYLPRLEWYTSIMNPRPRSNPSLNYIDSYTEE, translated from the exons atgtttcaacacctacttggaaaagtatcccacaaagcccttgacttgttgcatggagaggcaattaggaggctagatgtcttggagcgctttaattcatcatgtggttgccaaATGTGGCACAGCTGTGGGTTGCCCTGTGCTTGTAGGATAGAAAAGTACATGCGTGAAG AGCGTCCGATTCAACTCGAAGACATAGACGTCTTCTGGCGGAAACTTAACttccaaagttgtaaattgatagACGACTCACTTGACGTGGTCGAAGAGCTAGATGTTGTTAGACAACAATTACAGTCGCACCCCCCAGCTCAGCAAAAAAGCCTGCTTTCAAAGATTAAAGCGGTGTTGACTCCAACGAAATCTACCAAGAAACCACCGGTTGTCCAACAAAATACTCGTGGCCGACCAACAACAAAGCAGGTACAAGAAAGGTTGGACGAGGCCTCTCGTATAGACGAAGAATTGAGGAGAAGCTCCTTCGGTGATGCAAACACGTGCTTTGAAGGTTCACGACAAAGTAAGTACGATAAACCTCGCCACAGCTCGTACGTTCCGTCTCAGGCCTCACAACAGTCGGttataaggtcccaaaaacccaaagcgaccctaagccgttcaaagagttctaagaagaaagagacacgAGATGATCACGGTTTTCCTTTAATCATTGGGGACGAGTACGTGGGAATCATCGAACGGTTTAAGTCTGACATTCCGCCAGTGTTCCATCCGTACGTCTCGTGCATACGAGATGTGATGCCGgacggtcattgtgggtttcgGTCTGTGGCTGTGGGCTTAGGGATGGATCAGAGTTCATGGGGGCTTATTAGGAGGGACCTTGTCCAAGAAATGGATCAGAACGAATCGATCTGGTTCCCAATATTTGAAGCATGGGCTGATGGTTATTTTCACACACATCGTCAGGGCCTAATTTGGGATTCAGTGGCCGGTTGTGAGGAGAATCACTGGATGGACTTCCCCTTTGCAGGACTTCTTATTGCACAAACGTACGGTATCGGGGTGCACCTGTTAACGACAACCATGGGTGCGAGTTCCACTTACTTCCCAATACTAAGTCCTCCGGCTAATCAACAACCATTATTCATAACGCTTACACATGTTAACGAGAACCACTTCATACATGTTAAGCTGGAAGGGGATTATCCTATGCCACCAGCACACGGGCTATGGTTGACCCACCGAAGACCCCATACAGAACAATGGGAAGATATGTACTTGCCACGTCTAGAATGGTATACATCGATAATGAATCCTCGGCCAAGATCAAACCCCAGTCTTAATTACATAGATAGTTACACGgaagaatga
- the LOC118480345 gene encoding uncharacterized protein LOC118480345: protein MPTRMGMQSLWGMRVIRRFPIGMRFKNREGGVWTEQALPEHFEPVHPPADPADVVPVEDPPEDLDGAAEPQPPPPAGAPQFPRHVIRGRAPGAALHPDVRARLDRLDDLVGWLVRAEQDRREREGLPPIPLPPVRAPHQEHQPQQQHQDSNSDLDA from the coding sequence ATGCCGACGCGGATGGGTATGCAGTCGCTATGGGGGATGAGGGTTATCAGGAGGTTCCCCATTGGCATGCGGTTTAAAAACCGCGAAGGGGGCGTATGGACAGAGCAGGCCTTACCAGAGCATTTCGAGCCCGTTCATCCTCCTGCAGATCCTGCTGATGTAGTGCCCGTGGAGGACCCTCCGGAGGATCTAGACGGTGCAGCGGAGCCACAGCCACCGCCACCTGCCGGGGCACCTCAGTTTCCACGTCACGTTATTCGAGGTCGTGCCCCAGGAGCTGCGCTACATCCGGATGTACGAGCCAGGCTTGACAGGCTCGACGATTTGGTAGGTTGGCTGGTACGGGCGGAGCAggatagacgagagagagagggattacccccgataccgcttccaccggttcgagcaccacatcaggagcaccagccgcagcagcagcatcaggattCAAATTCGGATTTGGATGCATAG
- the LOC110879409 gene encoding dirigent protein 21 — protein MAQTIPKCRNIIFTLLIFSSLLQAQSHKFANKLSPKSLGFKKEKLTHLHFYFHDIVSGDHPTAVRVAEAPMTNTSSTFFGAMAVIDDPLTMGPEPTSKIVGRAQGIYASAGLTEARLLMTLNYVFSEGKYNGSTLSILGSNSVFSKVREMSIVGGSGLFRFARGYALAKTHFFNLSTGDAVVEYDVYVLHY, from the coding sequence ATGGCCCAAACTATCCCCAAATGCAGAAATATCATTTTCACTCTTCTCATATTCTCATCTCTTCTTCAAGCACAATCCCATAAATTTGCAAATAAATTGTCACCAAAATCACTTGGTTTCAAGAAAGAAAAGCTAACCCACCTCCACTTCTATTTCCACGACATAGTTAGTGGTGACCACCCCACCGCAGTCCGGGTGGCTGAGGCCCCCATGACCAACACCTCTAGTACCTTCTTTGGTGCAATGGCCGTGATCGACGATCCGTTGACAATGGGTCCTGAACCGACCTCCAAGATTGTCGGAAGAGCCCAAGGGATATATGCATCTGCTGGTTTAACCGAGGCACGATTGCTAATGACTTTGAATTATGTTTTTAGTGAAGGAAAGTACAATGGTAGCACTTTGAGTATATTAGGGTCAAATTCGGTGTTCTCAAAGGTGAGAGAGATGTCGATCGTTGGTGGAAGTGGGCTTTTTCGATTTGCTCGTGGATATGCGCTTGCAAAGACTCATTTTTTCAATCTTAGCACTGGTGATGCCGTTGTTGAGTACGATGTTTATGTCCTGCATTATTGA
- the LOC118491528 gene encoding uncharacterized mitochondrial protein AtMg00810-like, producing the protein MEQPPGFEDSHRPNYVCKLNRALYSLKQAPRAWFHRLSSFLLNRGFQNSRADTSLFVYNHQGILIYLLVYVDNIIITGNNNKNFINNFTSCRNKEFKIKDLGSLNFFLGLEVHHTKAGLFLNQSKYAHDILTRAGLLDSKPIATPLPSKDVFTAQGQPFHDPTLYRSLVGALQYLTITRPDLSYAVNQASQLLQNPTTNHFQLVKRILRYVKGTLAHGLTFDRPPNTTLLGFSYADWARCIDTRRSTYDYCIYLGGNLVSWSAKKQPTVSRSSCESEYRAMANMTAKIIWLTNLLRELHALPPGRPTLLCDNKSALFLSQKPISHKRAKHIDIDYHFVHELVTAGKLHTKFISTDKQVVDIFTKSLPKPLFEKFRTTLRLGPPPTCIDGGY; encoded by the coding sequence ATGGAACAACCTCCGGGTTTTGAAGATTCTCACCGACCCAACTATGTATGTAAACTCAACCGTGCACTATATAGTTTAAAACAAGCACCACGTGCTTGGTTCCACCGATTAAGCTCCTTTCTTCTTAAtcgtgggtttcaaaacagtcgAGCCGATACATCTTTATTCGTTTACAATCACCAAGGTATTTTAATTTATCTCCTAGTTTATGTTGACAACATCATTATTACCGggaataataataaaaatttcaTTAACAACTTCACATCATGCCGAAACAAGGAATTTAAAATTAAGGACCTTGGCTCGCTTAATTTCTTTCTCGGCCTCGAAGTTCATCACACAAAAGCGGGTCTTTTTCTAAATCAATCCAAATACGCTCATGACATCCTCACCCGAGCCGGTTTACTTGACTCCAAACCAATTGCCACTCCTCTACCATCCAAAGATGTTTTCACCGCCCAAGGCCAACCGTTTCATGATCCCACTCTTTATCGCTCCCTTGTAGGTGCTCTTCAATATCTGACCATCACCCGTCCTGATCTCTCCTATGCTGTCAACCAAGCTAGCCAATTGCTTCAAAATCCTACAACCAATCATTTCCAGCTAGTAAAAAGGATTCTTCGTTATGTTAAGGGCACTTTAGCACATGGTTTAACATTTGATCGTCCACCTAACACTACTTTATTAGGTTTTTCATATGCAGATTGGGCTCGATGTATCGACACAAGAAGATCCACATACGACTATTGTATCTATTTAGGAGGGAACTTAGTCTCTTGGAGCGCTAAAAAGCAACCAACGGTGTCAAGATCCAGTTGTGAGTCAGAATATCGAGCAATGGCAAACATGACAGCAAAAATTATTTGGTTAACTAACCTTCTTCGGGAACTTCATGCTCTTCCACCAGGTCGACCGACACTATTATGTGACAACAAGAGTGCTTTATTCTTAAGTCAAAAGCCTATATCACACAAAAGAGCCAAGCATATTGACATCGATTATCATTTCGTTCATGAATTGGTAACCGCCGGGAAGCTTCATACTAAATTCATCTCAACAGATAAACAAGTCGTAGACATTTTCACCAAGAGTTTACCAAAACCGTTATTTGAAAAATTTCGAACAACGCTTCGTCTTGGACCACCACCAACTTGCATTGACGGGGGGTATTAG